Proteins from a genomic interval of Luteolibacter sp. Y139:
- the hisD gene encoding histidinol dehydrogenase, with the protein MKILGYRDADYDSFVKRLNRRALPTHDVRDLVSEIIAAVARQGDKALVAYAKRFDNVVLKEKQLFVTAEELDAVKVAPSTKKAIAASLKNITAFAKKGLRKDWSMRNTEGATVGERFQPFDRVGVYVPGGKAPLVSTALMTAGFAKAAGVPEILAATPCGPDGKVNAELLYALKAAGVTEILKIGGAQAVAAMSLGTKTVRPVDRLFGPGNRFVVEAKRQLFGAVSIDLLPGPSEILIISDKTGNPDYIAADLLAQAEHGGDSVIGFITDSKALIGKVLKAVERQLETLTRARYIRDVLKQATFLLHVRNMSEAIAIANDFAAEHVSFICAEEKKWLPLIRTAGAIYLGNDSPVAVGDFLAGPSHTLPTGGSGRSFSGLRADQFQRRTSIVKLDKRSVKKSLAVVEEFARIEGLDAHGRSTAIRCK; encoded by the coding sequence ATGAAAATCCTCGGATATCGCGACGCCGACTACGACTCCTTCGTCAAGCGCCTGAATCGCCGCGCGCTGCCGACGCATGATGTGCGCGATCTGGTGAGCGAGATCATCGCTGCGGTGGCGAGGCAAGGGGACAAGGCGCTCGTGGCTTACGCCAAGCGCTTCGACAACGTGGTGCTGAAGGAGAAGCAGCTCTTCGTCACGGCGGAGGAGCTTGATGCGGTGAAAGTCGCGCCTTCCACGAAGAAGGCGATTGCGGCTTCGCTGAAGAACATCACGGCGTTTGCGAAGAAGGGCCTGCGCAAGGATTGGTCGATGCGGAATACCGAAGGGGCGACCGTAGGTGAGCGCTTCCAGCCGTTTGACCGGGTGGGCGTTTACGTGCCCGGTGGCAAGGCTCCGCTGGTGTCCACGGCGCTGATGACTGCGGGTTTTGCGAAGGCTGCGGGTGTCCCTGAGATCCTGGCGGCCACCCCTTGTGGGCCGGACGGGAAGGTGAATGCCGAGCTGCTCTATGCGCTGAAGGCCGCGGGTGTGACCGAGATTCTCAAGATTGGTGGCGCGCAGGCTGTGGCCGCGATGTCGCTCGGGACGAAGACGGTGCGGCCGGTGGACCGGTTGTTCGGTCCGGGGAACCGCTTCGTGGTGGAGGCGAAGCGCCAGCTCTTCGGTGCGGTGTCGATCGATCTGTTGCCGGGGCCGAGTGAGATTCTGATCATTTCGGATAAGACCGGGAACCCGGACTACATCGCTGCTGACTTGCTGGCCCAGGCTGAGCACGGTGGGGATAGTGTGATCGGTTTCATCACCGATTCGAAGGCCCTGATCGGGAAGGTGCTGAAGGCGGTGGAGCGGCAGCTTGAGACGCTCACTCGCGCGCGCTACATCCGTGACGTGCTGAAGCAGGCGACTTTCCTGCTGCATGTCCGCAACATGAGCGAGGCGATCGCAATCGCGAATGACTTCGCGGCCGAGCACGTGTCGTTCATTTGCGCGGAGGAGAAGAAGTGGCTGCCGCTGATTCGGACGGCGGGTGCGATTTACCTCGGGAATGATTCGCCGGTGGCGGTGGGGGATTTCCTCGCGGGGCCGAGTCACACCTTGCCGACGGGTGGGAGTGGACGTTCATTCTCCGGGCTGCGTGCGGACCAGTTCCAGCGGCGGACGAGCATCGTGAAGCTTGATAAGCGGTCAGTGAAGAAGTCGCTCGCGGTGGTGGAGGAGTTCGCGAGGATCGAGGGGCTGGATGCGCACGGTAGATCGACGGCGATCCGGTGTAAGTGA
- the cyoE gene encoding heme o synthase, with protein MSDDAPAEITAAPEAPEPAPGFRRDMMVLTKMRLNVFVLITTFFGFLLASRGHHFDLWRLIHTLLGTAAAAFGSAAFNQLMEVDLDARMKRTANRPLPARRMDPLFAFGVGWILSAAGIIHLAVKIGTWPAVLAAITVAVYVFVYTPLKRVSSTNTLVGAIPGAIPPMIGWTAAGGAFDGGAWFLFTLLALWQLPHFVAINWLCREEYENAGYKMWSDGDVSGRRSGMLAAIFSIGLAMLPVWPWLAGWTPGWQGHVALAGGVLAGLLMAALAGRFMRDGQRPSFRRLFLFTLLYLPLELGLLAIAWG; from the coding sequence ATGTCCGACGACGCTCCTGCCGAAATCACCGCCGCTCCGGAGGCCCCGGAGCCTGCGCCGGGGTTCCGCAGGGACATGATGGTGCTGACGAAGATGCGGCTGAATGTCTTCGTGCTGATCACGACGTTCTTCGGTTTCCTGCTGGCCTCGCGCGGGCATCACTTCGATCTCTGGCGGCTCATTCACACCCTGCTCGGGACGGCTGCGGCGGCTTTCGGGTCCGCGGCCTTCAACCAGCTGATGGAGGTGGATTTGGACGCGCGTATGAAACGCACGGCGAATCGCCCGTTGCCGGCGCGGCGGATGGATCCGCTATTCGCCTTCGGCGTGGGCTGGATACTTTCCGCGGCGGGGATCATCCACCTCGCGGTGAAGATCGGCACCTGGCCGGCGGTTCTGGCGGCGATCACGGTGGCGGTTTACGTGTTCGTTTACACGCCGCTCAAGCGGGTCAGCAGCACGAACACGCTGGTGGGCGCGATTCCCGGAGCAATTCCCCCGATGATCGGGTGGACGGCGGCGGGTGGGGCTTTTGATGGTGGCGCGTGGTTCCTTTTCACACTGCTGGCGCTGTGGCAGCTCCCGCACTTCGTGGCGATCAATTGGCTGTGCCGGGAGGAGTATGAGAATGCCGGCTACAAGATGTGGTCGGATGGGGATGTGAGCGGCCGGCGCAGCGGGATGCTGGCGGCGATCTTTTCGATTGGTCTGGCGATGCTGCCGGTGTGGCCGTGGCTGGCTGGCTGGACGCCGGGCTGGCAGGGCCATGTGGCGCTCGCCGGTGGTGTGCTGGCGGGGCTGCTGATGGCGGCGCTCGCCGGGCGTTTCATGCGGGATGGGCAGCGCCCGTCGTTCCGACGGCTTTTCCTGTTCACGCTGCTCTATCTGCCACTGGAGCTTGGATTGCTTGCCATCGCGTGGGGCTAG
- a CDS encoding ABC transporter ATP-binding protein — MIEANNLHRSYRIGKKSIEVLHGIELHIARGERVFLCGPSGAGKTTLLYTLAGLERPEQGSVSIDGTDLYSLGPKKQAAFRNAKIGYIFQNYMLLPELTAVENVLVPGAIGGRDEHQAAMAALKRVGLADRAEHLPAELSGGEQQRVAIARALVNHPPVLFADEPTGNLDSRNSSEVMDLLMGLATESGTTLVVVTHDEHLAERGDRKLIIQDGSITDGSAVK, encoded by the coding sequence GTGATCGAGGCGAACAACTTGCACCGCAGCTACCGGATCGGGAAGAAGAGCATCGAGGTGCTGCACGGCATCGAGCTGCACATCGCGCGGGGTGAGCGGGTTTTCCTGTGCGGGCCGAGCGGGGCGGGGAAGACGACGCTGCTGTATACGCTGGCGGGCCTGGAGCGGCCGGAGCAAGGCTCGGTGAGCATTGACGGCACGGACCTTTACTCACTGGGGCCGAAGAAGCAGGCGGCCTTCCGCAACGCCAAGATCGGCTACATTTTCCAGAACTACATGCTGCTGCCGGAGCTGACCGCCGTGGAAAACGTACTGGTCCCGGGCGCGATCGGCGGCAGGGATGAGCATCAGGCGGCGATGGCCGCGCTCAAGCGGGTGGGCCTGGCGGATCGCGCGGAGCACTTGCCGGCGGAGCTTTCCGGTGGCGAGCAGCAGCGGGTGGCGATCGCCCGCGCGCTGGTGAATCATCCGCCGGTGCTGTTTGCCGACGAGCCGACCGGCAACCTCGATTCCCGCAACAGCTCGGAGGTGATGGACCTGCTGATGGGGCTCGCCACGGAGAGCGGGACGACGCTGGTGGTGGTCACGCACGACGAGCACCTAGCCGAGCGGGGCGACCGGAAGCTGATCATCCAGGATGGCAGCATTACCGATGGGTCAGCAGTGAAATAG
- a CDS encoding DUF420 domain-containing protein yields the protein MSEERREWLSRPPQEALSKKLKIVAWILTGVVLILVGLMRRPELRIPLPEGWSFAFLPPVHAALNTAVSIALVLALVAVKQGKIALHRSAIYAAMGLSVAFLLCYVAYHFTTEETRYGGTGAMRGIYFFLLISHITLAGVSLPCILMTFIAGFTNRFGAHRRLAKWVFPLWLYVAVTGPICYLMLKPYY from the coding sequence ATGAGTGAGGAACGCAGGGAGTGGCTGTCGCGTCCGCCGCAGGAGGCGCTTTCGAAGAAGCTCAAGATCGTCGCCTGGATCCTAACAGGTGTGGTGCTGATCCTCGTCGGCCTGATGCGCCGGCCGGAGCTGCGCATCCCGCTGCCGGAGGGCTGGAGCTTTGCGTTTCTGCCGCCGGTTCATGCGGCTTTGAATACCGCGGTGAGCATCGCGCTGGTGCTCGCGCTGGTTGCGGTGAAGCAGGGGAAGATCGCGCTGCACCGGAGTGCGATCTACGCCGCGATGGGTCTCTCGGTGGCATTCCTGCTTTGCTACGTGGCCTATCATTTCACCACTGAGGAGACCCGCTATGGCGGCACCGGTGCGATGCGGGGGATCTATTTCTTCCTGCTGATTTCCCACATCACGCTGGCCGGTGTGAGCCTGCCCTGCATCCTGATGACGTTCATCGCCGGTTTCACGAATCGGTTCGGTGCGCACCGTCGCTTGGCCAAGTGGGTTTTCCCGCTGTGGCTTTACGTGGCCGTCACCGGTCCGATCTGTTATTTGATGCTCAAGCCTTACTATTGA
- a CDS encoding SCO family protein, whose product MNDRGKIFAIYGSVAALSALIIGGGMYLGNRMPEQPEPEVIVENAGAEKVETFFPIQKDFAGINQAGKEVKLSDLKGKVWLVAEFFAVCPHCAVRNGKELTALFEQFKGHPDFHMACISVDPTTDTSERLVEYSKALGADPERWWFMSHPNEQETHEYLEKELKFIRVLERKDPADREANGRFQHDMSISLVDREWNVIGKWNLYGASSEEGRKQDPGAYERMKGELLSRLTEELEKNETAGIDSVAEEAPAEEVPAK is encoded by the coding sequence ATGAACGACCGAGGAAAAATCTTTGCCATCTACGGATCGGTGGCCGCCTTGTCCGCGCTGATCATCGGCGGGGGGATGTATCTCGGCAACCGGATGCCGGAGCAGCCGGAGCCGGAAGTGATCGTCGAGAATGCCGGAGCCGAGAAGGTGGAGACGTTTTTCCCGATCCAGAAAGACTTCGCCGGGATCAATCAGGCGGGCAAGGAGGTGAAGCTGTCCGACCTCAAGGGCAAGGTCTGGCTGGTCGCGGAGTTCTTCGCGGTGTGTCCGCACTGTGCCGTCCGCAATGGCAAGGAACTGACGGCGCTGTTCGAGCAATTCAAGGGGCATCCCGATTTCCACATGGCGTGCATTTCGGTGGATCCCACGACGGATACCTCCGAGCGGCTGGTGGAATATTCCAAGGCACTGGGTGCTGATCCGGAGCGCTGGTGGTTCATGAGTCACCCGAACGAACAGGAGACTCACGAGTATTTGGAGAAGGAGCTGAAGTTCATCCGCGTTCTGGAGCGGAAGGATCCCGCGGATCGCGAGGCCAATGGGCGCTTCCAGCACGACATGTCGATCTCGCTGGTGGACCGGGAGTGGAATGTGATCGGCAAGTGGAACCTCTACGGCGCGAGTTCCGAGGAGGGGCGCAAGCAGGATCCCGGGGCGTATGAGCGGATGAAGGGTGAGCTCCTCAGCCGCTTGACCGAGGAACTTGAGAAGAACGAAACCGCCGGCATCGATAGCGTGGCGGAAGAAGCGCCTGCCGAGGAAGTCCCCGCAAAATGA
- a CDS encoding beta strand repeat-containing protein — MTSTFKKLSIRTALVSLSVHTVVAANGTWTNPAGGSWADTNNWLSGVVAGGADSVAYFSTLDLSANATVTLDGDRTIRGMLFADTAPSNGWIINTGTSGTLTLADTLATPVLSVADGTSQIGAVVGGTSGIQKTGAGTLLLSGANTFTGNLTVSAGTLSAGNAAALGAAGAGNETVVASGATLDINGQALTNTEIIKLGGTLLNNGGAQQNALNKVVLTGNATVSGTARFDIRPGTTPTLDLAGFTLTKTGANQFSMVGTAISAGNVVINQGIFSVETTSTMTGTGTTTINSPGVLGLYGNGDTLLTRSIVSNNGTIQNLGSDANINTPISMATGTTLTLTGTNTTNLRTGVISGTGSISKTGSGTFATNLNHTFVGKTTVTGGYMGMHGDGALGPNPATFQADQLTLDGGGIYDVAAGVYFINGGPVFSGTRGITLGPGGGIFDAYGAANSRSRIGLASVISGPGKLTKNGGGYIELSAANTYAGGTTIGGGPDVTDTIPNSAFNLSNYGGFGPGPINFVNGGAINGLRFTTTGTLANEISLNSVAASTTRFNVDSGAIATIGGDLFGGAYPGPKFQVGGAGVLVLAGDKGYSSDTEVISGRLLVNGNVLNSDTYARAGGSIGGSGVVRLLTLDEGSNIIASTPPLGTIFGVYANKTDKGVGVIVPNSSPTPGLKTVDVVYYGDDVDGFAPDTANFNTAAYRGASVANNTVTNKITMSYTSSALTWSGLGTVWDVATTASWVEGNNLFYQGDAVTFNEPAAAATVTMTGLLAPSSVTVANTTNAYTFGGTGSIITGSLVKNGSGMLVMPNANSFAGGTTINGGTVSLSASTTASGSNNPGALGSGPVTVNTGGLLKLWINNGTTNYLSNPVTLDGGRILGEDGINVLKGGLTLAAGGGTLSAKWNNKNTVVDSLLSGPGKLTVFRETPSGETGASVVLNQANTYTGGTDLLSGFLRAAYSDAALGTGTLTFTGAGTFATAVGGGARTIANPVVINTGIIGSLDGGQFPLTMSGPISGPGTLQSTSSGLIVLSGNNSYTGGTNFTGTGLMRLDSTGALGTTGTLSFTGGTMQASAANTTDYSARFSTAANQQYKIDTNGQTVTWASPLTSTGGSIQKFGTGTLILTGASTYTGGTNIKPGGVLETGLISDTGATPIGTLSTAAASYISLDGGTFRYSGASSVATTRYLWNDQTTSTVEVVNAGVTLAFNSTGGTINKPFIKTGAGTLTTIDSIDGAGTTVTVNGGTLNLNGTNTYTGDTIVNAGSLSLGIASLPNGADVRLASGVNLNLAFTGTDTIDQLFIGGVEMALGTWGSPTSTATNKSPLITGTGILNVTTGPVGGAYDTWATATGLTEANKGKALDPDGDGMSNLGEFAFDSLPLAGASSGKIVSKIATIGGQQVLTLTLPVRTGAVFTGATEKTSQLIDGVVYRIQNSGNLLTFPLEVIEVTGADATAIQAGLPALTPGGGWAYRTFRAAGIVSSATKQFLRAKADES; from the coding sequence GTGACCTCGACCTTCAAAAAACTTTCCATCCGGACCGCTCTCGTTTCCCTGTCCGTCCACACCGTTGTCGCGGCCAACGGCACCTGGACCAATCCCGCCGGAGGATCCTGGGCAGACACTAACAACTGGCTCTCTGGAGTTGTGGCCGGAGGGGCTGACTCGGTCGCCTATTTCTCGACCCTGGATCTCAGTGCGAATGCCACCGTCACACTCGATGGAGACCGGACCATTCGCGGAATGCTGTTCGCGGATACCGCTCCCAGCAATGGCTGGATCATCAATACGGGAACGTCTGGAACGTTGACGCTGGCAGATACCCTTGCAACCCCGGTGCTTTCCGTCGCGGACGGGACGAGCCAAATCGGGGCAGTGGTGGGAGGCACAAGCGGCATTCAGAAAACCGGTGCCGGGACCTTGCTGCTTTCGGGAGCGAATACGTTCACCGGGAACCTGACGGTTTCCGCAGGAACGCTTAGTGCCGGGAATGCTGCAGCGCTGGGGGCGGCAGGGGCGGGAAATGAAACGGTGGTTGCCAGCGGTGCGACGCTCGACATCAACGGCCAAGCCTTAACCAACACGGAGATCATCAAGCTGGGTGGCACGCTGCTGAACAATGGTGGTGCCCAGCAGAATGCGCTTAACAAGGTGGTCCTCACGGGCAATGCCACGGTCAGTGGCACCGCGCGCTTTGACATCCGTCCGGGCACGACCCCGACTCTCGATCTGGCCGGTTTCACGCTGACCAAAACCGGTGCGAATCAATTCAGCATGGTGGGCACGGCGATCAGCGCGGGCAACGTGGTGATCAATCAGGGCATCTTCAGCGTGGAGACCACCAGCACGATGACCGGCACGGGCACCACGACGATCAATAGCCCCGGCGTCCTCGGTCTCTACGGCAATGGCGATACCTTGCTCACTCGTTCGATCGTTTCCAATAACGGCACGATCCAGAATCTGGGCAGCGACGCGAACATCAACACGCCGATCTCGATGGCGACCGGCACCACGCTCACTCTCACGGGCACCAATACCACGAACCTGCGCACCGGTGTCATTTCCGGGACGGGCTCCATTTCGAAGACAGGCTCTGGCACGTTTGCCACGAACTTGAACCACACCTTCGTCGGCAAAACCACTGTCACCGGCGGTTACATGGGCATGCATGGGGATGGCGCGCTCGGGCCGAACCCCGCCACCTTCCAGGCGGACCAACTGACGCTTGATGGGGGTGGCATTTATGACGTGGCGGCCGGTGTTTATTTCATCAACGGTGGCCCGGTCTTCAGCGGCACCCGCGGGATCACGCTCGGCCCCGGCGGCGGCATCTTTGATGCGTATGGTGCTGCCAACTCCCGCTCGCGGATCGGTCTCGCCAGTGTGATCAGCGGCCCCGGCAAATTGACCAAGAACGGTGGCGGCTACATCGAGTTGAGTGCTGCCAACACTTACGCGGGCGGCACCACCATCGGCGGTGGCCCGGACGTTACGGACACCATTCCCAACAGTGCCTTCAATCTTTCGAACTACGGCGGCTTTGGTCCCGGGCCGATCAACTTCGTCAATGGCGGTGCGATCAATGGACTGCGCTTCACGACGACGGGGACTCTTGCCAATGAGATCAGTCTCAACTCCGTCGCAGCATCGACGACCCGCTTCAACGTGGACAGCGGTGCGATCGCCACCATCGGCGGCGATTTGTTTGGCGGAGCTTACCCCGGTCCGAAGTTCCAGGTCGGTGGGGCCGGTGTGCTGGTGTTGGCTGGTGACAAGGGCTACTCCAGCGATACCGAGGTAATCAGTGGCAGGTTGCTGGTGAACGGCAACGTGCTCAACTCCGATACCTACGCTCGCGCTGGTGGCAGCATTGGTGGCAGCGGCGTCGTTCGTTTGCTCACGCTTGACGAAGGATCGAACATCATCGCGTCCACTCCGCCGCTGGGAACCATCTTCGGCGTTTACGCGAACAAGACCGACAAGGGCGTGGGTGTCATCGTGCCGAACAGCTCACCAACGCCCGGGTTGAAGACCGTGGACGTGGTCTACTACGGCGACGACGTGGATGGCTTCGCACCGGATACCGCAAACTTCAACACGGCGGCTTACCGGGGTGCGAGCGTGGCCAACAACACGGTCACCAACAAGATCACCATGAGCTACACCAGCTCCGCGCTCACCTGGAGCGGTCTAGGCACGGTGTGGGACGTGGCCACGACGGCTTCGTGGGTGGAGGGCAACAATCTTTTCTATCAGGGCGACGCGGTGACTTTCAATGAGCCTGCCGCCGCGGCGACGGTGACCATGACCGGCCTGCTTGCTCCTTCCTCGGTCACGGTCGCCAATACGACCAACGCATACACCTTCGGTGGCACCGGCTCGATCATCACCGGTTCGCTGGTGAAGAACGGCTCGGGCATGCTGGTGATGCCCAATGCGAATTCCTTCGCGGGCGGCACCACCATCAACGGCGGCACCGTTTCACTCAGCGCCTCCACCACCGCTTCCGGGAGCAACAACCCCGGCGCGCTCGGCTCCGGTCCGGTGACGGTGAATACCGGCGGCCTGCTGAAGCTCTGGATCAACAACGGTACCACCAACTACCTCAGCAACCCGGTGACGCTTGATGGCGGTCGCATCCTCGGTGAAGACGGCATCAACGTCCTGAAGGGCGGGCTGACCTTGGCGGCGGGCGGCGGCACGCTTTCCGCGAAGTGGAACAACAAGAACACGGTGGTGGACAGCCTGCTGTCCGGCCCCGGTAAGCTCACGGTCTTCCGTGAGACGCCGAGCGGCGAGACCGGTGCTTCTGTCGTTCTCAATCAGGCAAATACCTATACCGGTGGCACCGATCTTCTTTCGGGTTTCCTCCGCGCGGCCTATAGCGATGCCGCGCTGGGCACGGGCACGCTTACCTTCACCGGTGCGGGCACCTTTGCCACCGCAGTCGGAGGGGGCGCGCGCACCATCGCGAACCCGGTGGTGATCAATACCGGGATCATCGGTTCGCTCGATGGCGGGCAATTCCCGCTGACGATGTCCGGCCCGATCAGTGGTCCGGGCACGCTGCAGTCGACGTCCTCTGGCTTGATCGTGCTCTCCGGGAACAACAGCTACACCGGCGGCACGAACTTTACCGGCACCGGCTTGATGCGCCTGGATAGCACCGGCGCGCTCGGCACCACTGGCACCTTGTCCTTTACCGGCGGGACCATGCAGGCGAGTGCGGCGAATACGACGGACTATTCGGCCCGTTTCTCCACCGCGGCGAACCAGCAATACAAGATCGACACCAATGGCCAGACGGTGACCTGGGCATCTCCGCTGACCAGCACCGGCGGCAGCATCCAGAAGTTCGGCACCGGCACGCTGATCCTCACCGGAGCCAGCACCTATACCGGTGGCACGAACATCAAGCCGGGCGGTGTTTTGGAAACCGGGCTGATCTCGGACACTGGCGCGACGCCGATCGGGACCCTCTCGACGGCTGCGGCCAGCTACATCAGCCTCGATGGCGGGACCTTCCGCTACAGTGGCGCGAGTTCCGTCGCGACGACTCGCTACCTGTGGAACGATCAAACGACCAGCACCGTGGAGGTGGTTAATGCGGGGGTGACGCTGGCTTTCAACAGCACCGGTGGCACCATCAACAAGCCCTTCATCAAGACCGGTGCAGGCACGTTGACGACGATCGATTCGATCGACGGCGCTGGGACGACAGTCACGGTGAACGGCGGCACCCTGAATCTCAACGGCACGAACACCTACACCGGCGACACCATCGTCAATGCGGGATCCTTGTCGCTCGGCATCGCCTCGCTGCCGAATGGCGCGGATGTCCGGTTGGCTTCCGGGGTCAACCTGAACCTGGCATTCACGGGGACCGATACGATCGACCAACTCTTCATCGGCGGGGTCGAAATGGCGTTGGGCACGTGGGGAAGCCCGACTTCGACCGCCACCAACAAGAGCCCTCTGATTACCGGCACGGGCATTCTCAATGTCACGACCGGTCCGGTCGGCGGAGCCTATGACACATGGGCGACGGCAACGGGCCTAACAGAGGCTAACAAGGGCAAGGCGCTTGATCCGGATGGCGATGGCATGAGCAACCTCGGCGAGTTCGCCTTCGACAGCCTGCCGCTTGCCGGAGCGAGCAGTGGCAAGATCGTTTCCAAGATCGCCACGATCGGCGGACAGCAGGTGCTGACGCTCACGCTGCCGGTCCGGACCGGTGCGGTCTTTACCGGTGCCACCGAGAAGACGTCGCAGCTTATCGATGGTGTCGTTTACCGGATCCAAAACTCGGGAAATCTGCTGACCTTCCCGCTGGAAGTGATCGAGGTGACGGGTGCCGATGCGACGGCCATCCAGGCCGGTTTGCCTGCTCTGACACCAGGGGGCGGTTGGGCGTATCGCACCTTCCGCGCGGCGGGGATCGTTTCCTCAGCGACCAAGCAATTCCTCCGCGCCAAGGCTGACGAGAGCTGA
- a CDS encoding Mrp/NBP35 family ATP-binding protein, which yields MSPEFIKEALRHVRYPGFSRDIVSFGLVKDIRHENGVLTVKIEIATKDPKVPEQIFKECHAVLDPLPDVGSVKVEIEVKEPQGQQGSTGGGDVTGKSSIPGVKRIIAVASGKGGVGKSTVAANLAVALSKIGAKVGLCDCDLYGPSVAQMFGSHERPMANANDEIIPIEAYGLKLMSMGFLLEDRSPVIVRGPMATRYTQQFLRQVEWGDLDYLILDLPPGTGDIQLTIVQTVAVDGVVIVTTPQEMALIDARKAVSMFAKVNVPILGLVENMAWFECDHGQRYYLFGEGGGVREAATLNVPLLAQIPIDPQTRERGDAGTPVALIPAAEHPVAAAFQQIAAALRERVPAR from the coding sequence GTGAGTCCCGAATTCATCAAGGAAGCCCTCCGCCACGTCCGCTACCCCGGCTTCTCCCGGGACATCGTCTCCTTCGGCCTCGTGAAGGACATCCGCCATGAAAACGGCGTGCTGACCGTGAAGATCGAGATCGCCACCAAGGACCCGAAGGTCCCCGAACAGATTTTCAAGGAATGCCACGCCGTGCTGGATCCCCTGCCAGACGTCGGCTCGGTGAAGGTCGAAATCGAGGTGAAGGAGCCCCAGGGCCAGCAAGGCAGCACAGGTGGTGGCGACGTCACCGGCAAATCCTCCATCCCCGGCGTGAAGCGCATCATCGCCGTCGCCTCCGGCAAGGGCGGCGTCGGCAAATCCACCGTCGCCGCCAATCTCGCCGTCGCCCTCTCCAAGATCGGCGCCAAGGTCGGCCTCTGCGACTGCGACCTCTATGGCCCCTCGGTCGCCCAGATGTTCGGCAGCCACGAGCGCCCGATGGCGAATGCCAACGACGAGATCATTCCGATCGAAGCCTATGGCCTGAAGCTCATGTCGATGGGCTTCCTCCTCGAAGACCGCTCGCCGGTCATCGTCCGCGGCCCCATGGCCACCCGCTACACCCAGCAATTCCTCCGTCAGGTGGAGTGGGGCGATCTCGACTACCTCATCCTCGACCTCCCTCCCGGCACCGGCGATATCCAGCTCACCATCGTCCAGACCGTCGCGGTCGATGGCGTGGTGATCGTGACCACGCCGCAGGAGATGGCCCTCATCGACGCGCGCAAGGCAGTGTCGATGTTCGCGAAGGTGAACGTCCCCATCCTCGGCCTCGTCGAAAACATGGCATGGTTCGAGTGCGACCACGGCCAGCGCTACTACCTCTTCGGCGAAGGCGGCGGCGTCCGCGAAGCCGCGACCCTGAATGTCCCGCTCCTCGCCCAGATCCCGATCGACCCACAAACCCGCGAGCGCGGCGATGCCGGCACGCCGGTCGCGCTGATCCCCGCGGCCGAGCATCCGGTCGCAGCAGCCTTCCAACAGATCGCCGCAGCGCTCAGGGAAAGAGTGCCAGCACGTTAA